A genomic stretch from Meriones unguiculatus strain TT.TT164.6M chromosome 15, Bangor_MerUng_6.1, whole genome shotgun sequence includes:
- the Muc12 gene encoding mucin-12: MESRGSRGSSGDSRAKFNIKNEEDGLRTHESPGTQTWPTVFSPGSTTSPTGSGSTHTAVTPENTHTTSRQEAATTSPGGPISTPGSQPTDTAHTTTSSGETGTSQSTAGSPSTAVSPDATLSSAFTQTPTQSPSSLFPTAATQTTETSQTVVTQDTTPFQTSSGSTGTAAPPETSYTSAAPEPSSTAPRVSISTQATEGADTSPTVATHGSTASPTGSGSTERTASPENTHTPSQPEATPTSPGGPKTHGTPETLTSTALTDQSTTSPVLPKSTPESPATQTWPTVFSPGSTTSPTGSGSTHTAVTPENTHTTSRQEAATTSPGGPISTPGSQPTDTAHTTTSSGETGTSQSTAGSPSTAVSPDATLSSAFTQTPTQSPSSLFPTAATQTTETSQTVVTQDTTPFQTSSGSTGTAAPPETSYTSAAPEPSSTAPRVSISTQATEGADTSPTVATHGSTASPTGSGSTERTASPENTHTPSQPEATPTSPGGPSTTQGTQSAQTTQTTGFTLESTLTGGGSVSTGTTAPQDTSLPTALTAEPTASPASHVSTGLSGPCSQLGPRVHQQSRCSHEDATCVSATKVQRVIVLRAQWCVRAWRAVLSRAEDCGNGEWTGRQCECHSGYTGQACDSVLYFFPVDIPDVINATLAVTVKVLHRNFTPELRDPASAAYRNFSQLFRSQTRPSPDTPTQASSSPDTPLPDTPTQMDKVFSGDDLPEYRSVIIRQLLNGSIVVRSDVVLQASYTAEYEALFANLSRVVEAKIRAETAGTERDLSLCQTSLLCYNGNFTSVGTRTLSFDAAEFCFRKAARGFGQFFRPETLDGRLTCASPCTPDSKSRLDCHGGQCQLQRSGARCVCPNTDTHWYWGDTCESRTSKRLVFGLVGAALAALLLLSVVLAVLLGRSRRKMRRSQYDPCQAWQRESVPGTFQSSGVWEAEQLRDDRFGLQRGYSRFRPQPAGRGPQRAAQLPEAHGGDASHASPVSTSVCPSPPLHERRPEPTAAPTASSPRARLLFAAGTGVGVTPGTSAGRRDGGRAERAAPPPPLPSFPPPPRSPLLARGCRPLWGFSINKAILERTLGFSPPSGGRGAGPCSPLSSRPGVPRVTGPGDPEGTLLPGARSGCVRGHPGTGPRPCGANLLTRAHLRACREGSRSLCPSARAASAPSHHAEAPVPPPHPGVKGPRRLLFLGPPARPRREERSAAGFCTMAAGAALCALCLLALALAPRHTAADGESPPRAGLRAQRLLCQLPLGAQPWPGSRPGSQPLGDGPGLPQTRGGRTASSSPPSPPRV, translated from the exons AAAGTCCAGGGACTCAGACCTGGCCAACAGTGTTCTCTCCGGGGTCGACGACCTCGCCAACAGGCTCAGGGTCCACGCACACTGCTGTGACTCCTGAGAACACTCACACCACATCTCGGCAGGAGGCAGCAACAACCTCCCCAGGAGGCCCGATTTCCACTCCTGGAAGTCAGCCCACTGACACGGCCCACACAACAACCTCCTCTGGTGAAACAGGCACTTCACAAAGCACAGCAGGTTCCCCTTCAACCGCCGTCTCCCCCGACGCCACCCTCAGCTCAGCCTTCACCCAGACACCCACACAGTCTCCAAGCAGCCTGTTCCCAACAGCAGCAACTCAAACAACGGAGACCTCCCAAACAGTCGTCACCCAGGACACTACACCCTTCCAAACCAGCTCAGGGTCCACAGGAACAGCGGCGCCTCCTGAGACCTCCTACACCTCAGCTGCGCCTGAGCCATCTTCCACCGCCCCAAGAGTCTCCATTTCAACACAAGCAACTGAAGGAGCCGACACATCACCAACAGTCGCCACTCACGGATCCACAGCCTCCCCTACAGGCTCAGGGTCCACCGAGAGAACtgcatctcctgagaacacccaCACCCCATCTCAACCTGAGGCAACTCCAACTTCCCCCGGAGGCCCGA AAACACACGGAACTCCTGAGACCTTGACCTCCACGGCCCTGACTGACCAATCTACCACCTCACCCGTCCTCCCAAAATCAACACCAGAAAGTCCAGCGACTCAGACCTGGCCAACAGTGTTCTCTCCGGGGTCGACGACCTCGCCAACAGGCTCAGGGTCCACGCACACTGCTGTGACTCCTGAGAACACTCACACCACATCTCGGCAGGAGGCAGCAACAACCTCCCCAGGAGGCCCGATTTCCACTCCTGGAAGTCAGCCCACTGACACGGCCCACACAACAACCTCCTCTGGTGAAACAGGCACTTCACAAAGCACAGCAGGTTCCCCTTCAACCGCCGTCTCCCCCGACGCCACCCTCAGCTCAGCCTTCACCCAGACACCCACACAGTCTCCAAGCAGCCTGTTCCCAACAGCAGCAACTCAAACAACGGAGACCTCCCAAACAGTCGTCACCCAGGACACTACACCCTTCCAAACCAGCTCAGGGTCCACAGGAACAGCGGCGCCTCCTGAGACCTCCTACACCTCAGCTGCGCCTGAGCCATCTTCCACCGCCCCAAGAGTCTCCATTTCAACACAAGCAACTGAAGGAGCCGACACGTCACCAACAGTCGCCACTCACGGATCCACAGCCTCCCCTACAGGCTCAGGGTCCACCGAGAGAACTGCGTCTCCTGAGAACACCCACACCCCATCTCAACCTGAGGCAACTCCAACCTCCCCCGGAGGCCCGAGTACGACCCAGGGAACTCAATCCGCTCAGACCACGCAAACGACAGGCTTCACACTGGAGTCTACACTCACCGGAGGCGGCTCGGTTTCCACAGGAACCACTGCACCCCAGGACACCTCCTTACCCACAGCCCTCACCGCCGAACCTACAGCCTCTCCAGCCAGCCACGTTTCCACAGGT CTCTCGGGCCCCTGCTCACAGCTCGGGCCCCGTGTTCACCAGCAGTCTCGCTGCTCCCACGAGGACGCCACATGTGTCTCTGCCACCAA GGTGCAGCGTGTCATCGTGCTCAGAGCTCAGTGGTGTGTCCGTGCTTGGCGAGCTGTGCTTTCCCGTGCAG AGGACTGTGGGAACGGGGAGTGGACCGGAAGGCAGTGCGAGTGCCACTCGGGGTACACGGGCCAGGCGTGCGACTCCGTCCTCTACTTCTTCCCCGTGG ACATCCCGGACGTGATCAACGCCACGCTGGCCGTGACCGTGAAGGTGCTGCACCGGAACTTCACGCCCGAGCTGCGGGACCCCGCGTCCGCCGCCTACAGGAACTTCTCCCAGCTCTTCCGCAGCCAG ACACGCCCCTccccagacacgcccacccaggCCAGCTCCTCCCCAGACACGCCCCtcccagacacgcccacccag ATGGATAAAGTTTTCTCAGGAGACGACCTTCCCGAGTACAGAAGTGTGATCATTAGACAGCTGCT CAACGGCAGCATCGTGGTGCGGAGCGACGTGGTCCTGCAGGCCAGCTACACGGCGGAGTACGAGGCGCTGTTCGCGAACCTCTCGCGGGTCGTGGAGGCCAAGATCAGGGCCGAGACCGCCGGGACGGAGCGCGACCTCTCCCTGTGCCAGA CCTCCTTGCTGTGCTACAACGGAAACTTCACCAGCGTGGGGACCCGAACCCTCAGCTTCGACGCTGCCG AGTTCTGCTTCCGGAAGGCCGCCCGGGGCTTCGGCCAGTTCTTCCGGCCCGAGACGCTGGACGGGAGGCTGACGTGCGCGAGCCCCTGCACGCCGGACTCCAAGTCGCGGCTCGACTGCCACGGGGGCCAGTGCCAGCTGCAGCGCTCGGGCGCGCGCTGCGT GTGCCCGAACACGGACACGCACTGGTACTGGGGAGACACCTGCGAGTCCAGGACGAGCAAGAGGCTAGTATTCGGGCTGGTGGGCGCCGCGCTGGCCGCGCTGCTCCTGCTCTCCGTCGTCCTGGCCGTGCTCCTCGGACGCTCGCGCCGGAAGATGCGCAG GTCACAATATGACCCCTGTCAAGCGTGGCAGAGAGAGTCTGTTCCTGGGACGTTCCAGAGCTCGGGCGTGTGGGAAG CCGAGCAGCTGAGAGACGACAGGTTCGGCCTCCAGCGAGGGTACAGCCGCTTCCGCCCCCAACCTGCAGGACGTGGACCCCAGCGCGCAG CTCAGCTTCCAGAGGCCCACGGTGGTGACGCCAGCCACGCCAGCCCCGTGAGCACGAGCGTGTGCCCCTCACCCCCTTTACACGAGAGACGGCCGGAGCCCACCGCAGCGCCCACCGCGTCGTCCCCCAGAGCACGGCTGTTGTTCGCTGCTGGGACTGGCGTGGGGGTCACCCCGGGGACCAGTGCAGGCAGACGGGACGGAGGGAGGGCGGAGAGGgccgctcccccccccccgctcccctcgttccccccccctccccgctcccCTCTGCTTGCTCGTGGGTGCCGCCCGCTCTGGGGTTTTTCTATCAATAAAGCAATTCTTGAGAGAACACTCGGCTTTTCacctccttct GGTGGGCGCGGGGCGGGGCCTTGCTCACCCCTGAGCTCTCGCCCTGGGGTCCCCCGTGTCACTGGGCCCGGGGACCCGGAGGGCACGCTCCTGCCGGGTGCCCGCTCTGGGTGTGTCCGCGGACACCCGGGGACAGGACCTCGCCCCTGCGGTGCCAACCTCCTGACCCGGGCGCACCTGCGTGCGTGCCGGGAAGGCAGCCGCTCCCTGTGCCCTTCGGCCCGGGCGGCCAGCGCCCCCTCCCACCATGCGGAAGCGCCTGTGCCCCCCCCGCACCCCGGGGTCAAAGGTCCCCGGCGGCTGTTATTTCTGGGGCCCCCGGCTCGCCCGCGCAGAGAAGAGCGCAGCGCGGCTGGCTTCTGCACGATGGCGGCGGGCGCGGCCCTCTGCGCGCTCTGCCTGCTGGCCCTCGCCCTCGCGCCCCGGCACACGGCCGCGGACGGTGAGTCGCCCCCTCGGGCCGGGCTGCGGGCACAGCGCCTGCTCTGTCAGCTCCCACTCGGGGCTCAGCCCTGGCCGGGGAGCCGCCCGGGGTCACAGCCGCTGGGGGACGGGCCGGGCCTCCCTCAGACGCGGGGAGGGCGCACGGCCTCCTCCTCTCCGCCCAGTCCCCCGAGGGTGTAA